A part of Limihaloglobus sulfuriphilus genomic DNA contains:
- the iorA gene encoding indolepyruvate ferredoxin oxidoreductase subunit alpha has translation MIKLLSGNEAFARGAWEAGVTVASAYPGTPSTEILEAVVNYKQDIYCEWAPNEKVAFEVGAAAAMAGARSIVTMKHVGLNVAADPLMTLAYLGVKGGFVAIVADDPGMHSSQNEQDTRNYAKFAKIPIFEPSSSQEAKDVIVYAMDISEKYETPVIVRSTTRVSHSRSLVECRDRREPNEVGFEKDPPRWVPVPLWARPMRVKVEERLQKLRQAASASEWNRIEMRDTKLGIIAAGITYQYVREVWPEASVLKLTFSYPFPDELIREFAAKVDNILVVEELDDLLEQHILAMGIDCLGRDFVPGIGELSPTRLAAVRAAYEEGKPAQNKFEPDTDLPGRPPVLCAGCPHRGVFYALAREKAVVTGDIGCYSLGTFKPLNALDIILCMGGGISMAHGIDKAKNPKPVVGIVGDSTFFHSGITGLLNIGYNKGNSTLIVADNRTTAMTGHQDHPGTGKTLMGEPTTEASIAEFGKACGIKRIRELNPYDLPEAMKIVKEEIAADEPSLIISKGPCVLKEKLAIGGIHEVIEENCKECGMCLKLGCPAIEGGSGKPKVNPLLCVGCNMCGQVCKFNAIVSKEDS, from the coding sequence TTGATAAAGCTACTGTCAGGAAATGAGGCGTTTGCCCGCGGCGCATGGGAAGCCGGCGTAACCGTTGCTTCGGCGTATCCGGGAACACCCTCTACTGAAATTCTCGAAGCGGTCGTAAACTACAAACAGGACATCTACTGCGAATGGGCACCGAACGAAAAGGTCGCTTTCGAGGTCGGTGCCGCTGCCGCGATGGCCGGCGCCCGCTCGATAGTTACCATGAAGCACGTTGGGCTCAACGTCGCCGCTGACCCGCTGATGACGCTGGCATATCTGGGCGTAAAAGGGGGATTTGTTGCTATCGTTGCCGATGACCCGGGAATGCACTCCTCTCAGAACGAGCAGGATACACGTAACTACGCTAAATTCGCCAAGATACCGATTTTCGAGCCGTCCAGCAGCCAGGAAGCCAAAGACGTTATCGTTTATGCGATGGATATTTCCGAGAAATACGAGACACCCGTAATCGTCCGCAGCACAACCCGTGTGAGCCATTCGAGGAGCCTCGTGGAATGCCGCGATCGCAGAGAGCCCAATGAGGTCGGCTTTGAAAAAGACCCGCCGCGATGGGTGCCGGTTCCGCTGTGGGCCCGCCCGATGCGTGTCAAGGTCGAAGAGCGGCTCCAGAAACTTCGCCAGGCGGCCTCTGCCAGCGAATGGAACCGAATCGAAATGCGTGATACAAAACTGGGCATCATCGCCGCGGGTATCACCTACCAGTACGTCCGTGAGGTCTGGCCCGAAGCATCCGTGCTTAAGCTGACATTCTCGTATCCGTTCCCAGATGAGCTAATCAGAGAATTCGCCGCCAAGGTGGATAACATACTCGTTGTAGAGGAGTTAGATGATCTTCTCGAACAGCATATACTTGCCATGGGCATTGACTGCCTCGGCCGCGATTTTGTGCCGGGCATCGGCGAGCTCTCGCCGACACGGCTTGCGGCTGTGCGTGCGGCATACGAAGAGGGAAAGCCTGCTCAAAATAAATTTGAGCCGGATACTGACCTGCCCGGCAGGCCTCCGGTATTGTGTGCCGGCTGTCCGCACCGCGGCGTTTTCTACGCTTTGGCACGCGAAAAGGCCGTCGTTACAGGCGATATCGGCTGTTACAGCCTGGGCACCTTCAAACCGCTCAACGCACTGGATATTATCCTTTGTATGGGCGGGGGCATCTCAATGGCTCACGGCATCGACAAGGCAAAAAACCCCAAGCCGGTCGTGGGTATTGTGGGCGATTCCACTTTCTTCCATTCCGGTATAACCGGTTTACTGAACATTGGTTACAACAAGGGCAACTCTACTCTAATCGTAGCTGACAACCGCACTACCGCAATGACCGGCCATCAGGACCACCCCGGAACCGGCAAGACGCTGATGGGTGAGCCGACAACCGAGGCATCTATCGCCGAGTTCGGCAAGGCCTGCGGAATCAAGAGGATACGCGAGCTGAACCCGTATGACCTGCCCGAGGCTATGAAGATCGTCAAAGAAGAGATCGCGGCGGATGAGCCCTCGCTGATCATCTCCAAGGGCCCGTGCGTGCTCAAGGAAAAACTCGCTATCGGCGGTATCCACGAGGTTATCGAGGAGAACTGCAAAGAGTGCGGCATGTGCCTCAAGCTCGGCTGTCCCGCTATCGAGGGCGGCAGCGGCAAGCCAAAGGTAAACCCGCTGCTGTGTGTCGGCTGCAATATGTGCGGCCAGGTCTGTAAATTCAACGCGATAGTCTCAAAGGAGGACAGCTGA
- a CDS encoding carbon-nitrogen hydrolase family protein, which produces MKVLTHGKVKIAACQFAVSGDIRQNSQKMQEYIRQAAEGGADIVHFSECCLSGYAGTDFRGWYEFDWKSLEMETRSISKAARKNRIYTVFGTATRAEGFENPFNSLVMFDRDGNAAGVYHKRFCTPTDIRYYTPGDEFFTFELNGVKFALLICYDLRFPELYRRLCRMGVEAVIQSFYNARQLKPSVHTDIMRQTMQCRAATNYMWVSMTNSSAPISPYPSCFIRPDGVIAAQLEFNKPGMMINTIDTSQKFYDASGPYRDLAIDGILTNRSMMPRNHI; this is translated from the coding sequence ATGAAAGTATTGACACACGGCAAGGTAAAGATAGCGGCGTGCCAGTTCGCCGTCTCCGGCGATATCCGGCAGAACTCACAGAAAATGCAGGAATACATCCGGCAGGCAGCGGAGGGCGGAGCGGATATTGTTCATTTCTCCGAGTGCTGCCTCAGCGGCTACGCCGGCACGGATTTTCGCGGCTGGTATGAGTTTGACTGGAAGAGCCTGGAAATGGAGACCCGCTCTATCAGCAAAGCCGCCCGCAAAAACCGGATATATACAGTTTTCGGCACTGCCACGCGGGCGGAGGGCTTTGAAAACCCCTTCAACAGTCTCGTAATGTTCGACAGAGACGGTAATGCCGCCGGCGTTTACCACAAACGGTTTTGCACGCCCACAGATATCAGGTATTATACACCCGGCGATGAATTCTTTACCTTTGAGCTCAACGGGGTGAAATTCGCGCTGCTGATATGCTATGACCTGCGTTTTCCCGAGCTCTACCGGCGGCTGTGCCGGATGGGAGTAGAGGCGGTGATACAGTCATTCTACAACGCCCGCCAGCTCAAACCCAGCGTTCATACTGATATTATGCGTCAGACAATGCAGTGCCGCGCAGCGACAAACTATATGTGGGTGAGTATGACCAATTCGTCCGCCCCGATAAGCCCGTATCCAAGCTGTTTTATCCGGCCCGACGGCGTGATTGCCGCTCAGCTGGAGTTTAATAAACCCGGCATGATGATAAATACCATCGACACCTCGCAGAAATTCTATGATGCCTCGGGCCCGTATCGTGACCTGGCAATCGACGGAATCCTGACAAACCGCAGCATGATGCCAAGAAATCACATTTAA
- a CDS encoding DNA-methyltransferase, with protein MNKPKLLERSQYLNNLFEGDCLDIMTYLPDNSVDMVLCDLPYGTTQNKWDSVIPLNKLWEQYHRIVKPDGAIILTSQGVFTAKLIISNEKFFKYKFVWEKSKPTNFLNAKKQPLRKHEDICVFYRKQPVYNPQMRPGIPYSKGVRKNQFTGSYGRFQPSLVESKNGLRYPTDIIYHKTPESEEEVKVWHPTQKPVGLGRELIRTFTNEGDVVLDNTFGAGSFLVSALLENRNFIGIEKNQDSRLFKDEYINLIQVAKERLRRAYFSAPEMMFSTKIARTGYIKELITDVNRKASI; from the coding sequence ATGAATAAGCCAAAGTTACTGGAGCGATCTCAGTATTTGAACAATTTATTTGAAGGCGATTGCTTGGATATAATGACGTATTTGCCAGACAACTCTGTTGATATGGTGCTATGTGACTTACCTTATGGAACTACCCAGAATAAATGGGACTCAGTTATCCCGTTAAATAAACTATGGGAGCAATATCATAGAATTGTTAAACCTGACGGTGCAATAATACTAACCTCTCAAGGAGTTTTCACAGCTAAACTTATAATAAGTAATGAAAAATTTTTCAAATATAAATTTGTATGGGAAAAATCAAAACCTACAAACTTTTTAAACGCAAAAAAACAACCTCTAAGAAAGCATGAAGATATTTGTGTTTTTTATCGTAAGCAGCCAGTTTACAATCCTCAGATGAGACCGGGAATACCGTATTCAAAGGGGGTTAGGAAAAACCAATTTACTGGCAGCTATGGGAGATTTCAACCTTCTTTAGTAGAGAGCAAAAACGGATTGAGATATCCAACTGATATAATCTATCATAAGACACCAGAAAGCGAAGAAGAGGTAAAGGTTTGGCACCCCACCCAAAAACCAGTTGGTCTAGGACGTGAACTTATTCGGACTTTTACGAATGAAGGGGATGTTGTTTTAGATAACACCTTTGGGGCGGGAAGTTTTCTTGTTTCTGCACTATTGGAAAACAGGAATTTTATCGGCATAGAAAAAAATCAGGATTCAAGGCTTTTTAAGGATGAATACATAAATCTTATACAAGTTGCAAAAGAGCGTTTAAGAAGAGCCTACTTCTCTGCTCCAGAAATGATGTTTTCAACAAAAATTGCACGTACAGGATATATAAAGGAGCTGATTACCGATGTCAACCGCAAAGCTTCGATATAA
- a CDS encoding trypsin-like peptidase domain-containing protein, whose product MSKKKTNLLITVVLSLFLSLTAFSSAQIESFRDVVKKCNPAVVYIEVAVEVEAPQINIPWLRPSPDQAPESQIQKGSGSGVIIDAENGYILTAAHVVANAEEAVVHLPDGREFEIIDIMTDEQTDIALVSIDADNLPQVPLGDSDAMEIGDWVLAMGSPLGKSLENSVSVGIVSGKSRKTGILGSLGIEDFIQTDAVINRGNSGGPLVNVNGEVIGINSNIISSTGMSAGIGFAVPSNVAKKVISDLQEYGEVIRGWLGVTVASLSDVPADELPGDIPEDILKRGAAYIPEVLEDGPADKGGMKNKDIIIAIDGREITSSSEVIDLISSMKPDTKVECTIIRDGKEIKREVTLGLRPGTGNEGVADVTDEQRESAAYQELGIAVEDMAGGIKGILRRRATSGVRVVYVKPGSLADEFAIVTGDIIMEFGDTNIKGSEQFDELVEDADLNEGIMLTVRNKDGKRKVIIKKY is encoded by the coding sequence ATGAGTAAGAAAAAAACTAATTTACTAATAACAGTTGTATTGTCACTCTTTTTATCGTTAACCGCTTTTTCATCTGCGCAGATTGAATCATTCCGCGATGTTGTAAAAAAATGCAACCCCGCGGTAGTTTATATAGAGGTTGCTGTGGAGGTAGAAGCTCCTCAGATAAACATCCCCTGGCTGCGCCCCAGCCCTGACCAGGCTCCCGAGAGCCAGATACAAAAGGGCAGCGGCTCGGGCGTTATTATAGACGCTGAAAACGGATATATTCTTACAGCAGCACACGTTGTAGCAAACGCCGAAGAAGCCGTTGTGCATTTGCCCGACGGCCGCGAATTTGAAATCATCGACATTATGACCGATGAGCAGACAGATATCGCGCTTGTGTCAATCGATGCAGACAACCTGCCGCAGGTGCCTCTGGGAGATTCCGACGCGATGGAAATCGGCGACTGGGTGCTGGCAATGGGCTCACCTCTGGGCAAGTCGCTGGAGAACTCGGTTTCTGTAGGTATCGTCAGCGGCAAAAGCCGTAAAACCGGTATCCTCGGCAGCCTGGGCATCGAAGATTTTATCCAGACAGACGCAGTTATCAACCGCGGCAACAGCGGCGGCCCGCTGGTCAACGTAAACGGTGAGGTGATAGGCATTAACTCCAATATTATCTCCAGCACCGGTATGAGTGCCGGCATTGGTTTCGCCGTTCCGAGTAACGTGGCTAAGAAGGTAATCTCAGACCTCCAGGAATACGGCGAGGTCATCCGCGGCTGGCTCGGTGTTACTGTGGCATCGCTCTCTGATGTTCCTGCCGATGAGCTTCCGGGCGATATACCAGAGGACATACTCAAAAGAGGCGCCGCCTATATACCCGAGGTTCTCGAAGACGGCCCCGCAGATAAAGGCGGAATGAAGAACAAAGACATCATCATTGCAATAGACGGCCGGGAAATAACAAGCAGCTCTGAAGTGATAGATTTGATCAGCTCAATGAAGCCCGACACTAAAGTCGAATGCACAATCATCAGAGACGGCAAGGAAATCAAACGCGAAGTTACTCTTGGTCTGCGTCCGGGCACCGGAAATGAAGGCGTTGCAGACGTTACAGATGAGCAGCGCGAATCAGCGGCTTACCAGGAGCTTGGAATCGCGGTTGAAGACATGGCCGGCGGTATCAAGGGTATTCTCAGACGAAGAGCAACCTCCGGAGTTCGCGTGGTATATGTAAAACCCGGGTCTCTGGCAGATGAATTCGCAATAGTAACCGGTGATATTATAATGGAATTCGGCGATACAAATATTAAGGGCAGCGAACAGTTCGATGAGCTTGTAGAAGACGCCGACCTGAACGAAGGTATAATGCTCACTGTCAGAAATAAAGACGGAAAACGTAAAGTCATTATCAAAAAATACTGA
- a CDS encoding N-6 DNA methylase, whose product MSTAKLRYNERSWAIDLISHINSLLPKVNLSIKRASGENTLKTGKNLLFPDVLLYSSKSHGHVLQGWELKMPDTPIDDTELIGNAKKKAIALQLNSYVVWNVKTANLYILNEVSNEYELYPEPLYHNGAISTRNDVSNKPDLWKNAAYDILAKIDRLFEGGRISGVAPGVMFSNDGIINQLLSCHAEVKLFIENEIQRDSAIDAKVDVWWRQVKHQYPGEDSPASPLAYHVLLRWFNRFVFSNILKAYTSAVKDVERIQHETTVHDALKVFSEISNKSNYSNIFQKTDFDTLVPDEVWSTLVGFNHFLREFEFAKIDKKVLHSILHCAVLSSIKKGAGLYVTPEPLAHFLVRLTLSDKSAVVIDPFCGTGTILNAILSTKSDYHITGREAFKQTWGADKFAFPVQISTLAMLAPEAMNEILQIFTHDVFDLHSGKEIDFIDPSTGNNIKRHLPKFSAIISNLPFVRFEDIKKLNLSAKIKIKEFYDKYNIPTAEQLDGRSDLLAYIPFKVYDLLDDGGYLGVVVSNSWLPATGWGQKFRDLLRKFYTVKYVVTSGSGKWFDNADVVANLLICQKKNMEDECCETSFVTTLCSIEDCELDDLKLLVSEILIDQPSDYLSVNKPSVTEVDQLRCCNIGWNFCFSEENFKWFLPNIDKFEKLSFYCKISRGNRTGWNKLFYPRENECYNIETEFLKPFIKDIRTCKKLVVSSSQQVFCCSMTEDELADVNKQGAIRWINRFKDQTTIVKGKRITIPEKLLIENPNLSWYEIDTSKLADFIISMSPDSRLFVPKPNEPAFVDQRLISLTVTNESVNESLLHALLNSIYVIGLIEAIGFGRGLGVLDINTRNIRAGLHVPKIELISKDAEDSIKISFAKLKLREVKPILEELRDPIRVEFDTVVTEAIGLSETDRLAAYDGLTKLYNIRKSVGR is encoded by the coding sequence ATGTCAACCGCAAAGCTTCGATATAATGAACGTTCTTGGGCGATTGATCTTATTTCACATATTAATAGCCTTTTGCCAAAAGTTAACTTATCAATAAAGCGGGCATCTGGTGAAAACACACTTAAAACGGGGAAAAATCTGCTTTTCCCGGATGTTTTATTGTATTCCAGCAAGTCACATGGACATGTTCTTCAGGGATGGGAGCTGAAGATGCCCGATACTCCTATCGATGATACTGAGCTAATAGGTAATGCAAAGAAAAAAGCTATTGCGTTACAATTGAACAGCTATGTTGTATGGAATGTTAAGACGGCAAATCTGTACATCTTAAATGAAGTAAGTAACGAATACGAGCTCTACCCTGAGCCTCTCTATCATAATGGGGCTATCAGCACAAGAAACGATGTTAGTAATAAGCCAGACTTGTGGAAGAATGCTGCATATGATATTTTAGCAAAAATAGACCGTCTCTTTGAAGGAGGGCGTATATCGGGCGTTGCTCCGGGTGTCATGTTTTCTAATGACGGCATAATCAATCAATTGCTTTCGTGTCATGCCGAAGTGAAATTGTTTATAGAAAATGAGATACAACGAGATAGTGCCATTGATGCTAAAGTTGATGTGTGGTGGAGGCAAGTGAAGCATCAGTATCCTGGTGAAGATTCACCGGCAAGCCCACTGGCTTACCATGTTTTGCTACGGTGGTTTAACCGATTTGTTTTTTCAAACATATTAAAAGCATATACGTCAGCAGTGAAAGATGTAGAAAGAATACAGCATGAAACAACAGTCCATGATGCTTTAAAGGTTTTCTCTGAAATATCAAACAAGAGCAACTATTCAAATATTTTCCAAAAAACTGATTTTGATACCCTGGTTCCTGATGAAGTTTGGAGCACTCTTGTTGGATTTAATCATTTTTTAAGAGAATTTGAGTTTGCTAAGATAGACAAAAAAGTTCTTCATAGTATTCTTCATTGTGCTGTATTATCTTCAATAAAAAAAGGGGCTGGGCTATATGTTACACCGGAACCACTCGCGCATTTTTTGGTACGTCTCACGTTATCAGATAAATCTGCTGTGGTCATTGACCCTTTTTGTGGAACCGGTACTATTTTAAATGCGATATTGTCAACAAAATCAGATTATCATATTACTGGTAGAGAAGCATTTAAACAGACATGGGGGGCTGATAAATTTGCTTTTCCGGTTCAGATCTCAACGTTAGCTATGTTGGCTCCGGAAGCAATGAACGAAATTTTACAAATTTTTACTCACGATGTTTTTGATTTACATTCTGGTAAAGAAATTGACTTTATTGATCCGTCAACAGGAAATAACATAAAACGTCATTTACCTAAATTTTCAGCTATTATTTCAAACTTACCTTTTGTTAGATTTGAGGATATAAAGAAACTGAACCTGTCTGCAAAAATAAAAATAAAAGAATTTTATGACAAATATAACATACCGACAGCAGAGCAACTTGATGGAAGGAGTGACCTGTTAGCATATATTCCTTTTAAGGTTTATGATTTATTAGATGATGGCGGGTATTTAGGGGTAGTTGTATCAAATTCTTGGCTTCCTGCTACGGGGTGGGGGCAGAAATTTCGTGATTTATTACGAAAATTCTACACTGTTAAATATGTAGTAACCTCAGGAAGCGGCAAATGGTTCGACAACGCTGATGTCGTCGCAAACCTACTTATATGTCAGAAAAAGAATATGGAGGATGAATGTTGTGAAACTTCGTTTGTAACGACTTTATGTTCTATTGAAGATTGCGAGTTAGATGATTTAAAATTATTGGTTTCAGAAATTCTGATTGATCAGCCTTCTGACTATTTGAGTGTTAATAAACCGTCCGTTACGGAAGTTGATCAGCTTCGCTGTTGTAATATTGGTTGGAACTTTTGCTTTTCGGAAGAGAATTTCAAGTGGTTTTTACCTAATATAGACAAGTTTGAAAAACTCAGCTTTTATTGTAAAATATCAAGAGGTAATCGTACGGGCTGGAACAAACTGTTTTATCCTCGAGAAAATGAATGTTATAATATTGAAACTGAATTTCTAAAACCATTCATAAAGGATATCCGAACGTGTAAAAAGTTAGTTGTTTCCTCAAGCCAACAAGTTTTTTGTTGCTCAATGACAGAAGATGAGTTGGCCGATGTGAATAAACAAGGTGCAATTAGATGGATTAATCGCTTTAAGGATCAGACTACTATTGTAAAAGGGAAAAGAATAACGATTCCTGAAAAATTACTCATAGAAAATCCAAATCTTTCGTGGTATGAAATAGATACATCTAAATTGGCTGACTTTATTATTTCGATGAGTCCTGATAGCCGTTTGTTTGTCCCCAAGCCAAACGAGCCAGCTTTTGTTGATCAGCGGCTAATTTCCTTGACAGTAACAAATGAAAGCGTTAACGAGTCTTTATTGCATGCTTTGCTTAATAGTATATATGTTATTGGCTTAATTGAAGCGATAGGTTTTGGACGGGGTTTAGGTGTCCTTGATATTAATACTAGAAATATTAGGGCTGGTTTGCATGTTCCCAAAATAGAACTAATATCAAAAGACGCAGAAGATAGTATTAAAATTTCTTTTGCAAAGCTGAAGTTGCGTGAAGTAAAGCCTATTCTGGAAGAATTAAGGGATCCTATTAGAGTTGAATTTGATACGGTAGTAACTGAAGCTATAGGCTTATCTGAGACCGACCGATTGGCAGCCTATGATGGTTTAACAAAACTATATAATATCCGTAAATCTGTTGGTAGATAA
- a CDS encoding indolepyruvate oxidoreductase subunit beta gives MSENKTTSVVLCGVGGQGILLASEIVAQAARIAGYDVKTNEVHGMAQRGGSVIAQIRYGKEVYSPIVQEGTAAVVGALENIEALRYAQYLAPDGLVVVNSQMMVPVTVSMGVAAYPKDAQERLKAKFPNLVYFDAGKIAVELGNVKCANVVTLGAVSKALDLPDAAWKEAIEISVKPKFLALNLKAFQAGRDYK, from the coding sequence ATGAGCGAAAATAAGACAACAAGTGTAGTTCTGTGCGGCGTAGGCGGACAGGGAATCCTGCTGGCAAGCGAGATCGTTGCCCAGGCTGCCCGCATCGCCGGATATGACGTAAAGACAAACGAAGTGCACGGCATGGCACAGCGGGGCGGCTCGGTTATCGCCCAGATACGCTACGGCAAAGAGGTTTACAGTCCTATCGTGCAGGAAGGAACCGCCGCGGTCGTGGGAGCCCTGGAAAATATCGAGGCACTGCGGTATGCCCAGTACCTCGCCCCTGACGGGCTGGTAGTGGTTAACTCCCAGATGATGGTGCCGGTTACGGTTTCGATGGGCGTTGCCGCGTATCCAAAGGATGCCCAGGAGCGGCTCAAAGCAAAGTTCCCCAATCTGGTGTACTTCGACGCGGGCAAAATCGCAGTGGAGCTTGGAAACGTAAAATGCGCAAACGTCGTAACACTCGGGGCCGTCTCAAAGGCGCTAGACCTGCCAGACGCAGCCTGGAAAGAGGCGATAGAAATCTCCGTAAAGCCAAAATTCCTGGCGCTTAACCTCAAGGCATTCCAGGCCGGACGAGACTACAAATAA